ATACAGTAATTAGCCAAGTATGTACCGGCTGTCGTTTATGCGAGAAGGCGTGCCCGCAAGGATGTTTAAGCATGCAAGCCCAACAAGTTCAGCTTAATACTTGGCAATGGCCAAAACCGCAAACGGCCTAAGGAGCGAACATGTTTAGCCTAAAACCAAAACCGTTTAATGGTGGTGTTCACCCTAAAGGTTATAAAGAACTCACCCAGCAACAAGATATCAGTAAAAGCTTTGTCCCAGACCGCGTTTATTTGGGTATGCAGCAACGCAATGGCTCAATGCTTAATAGCCTAGTTGCGATTGGCGACCAAGTAACAAAAGGTCAGCTTATCGCCCGCGGAAGCAACGACATGACGGTGCCCTTACATTCTCCAGTAAACGGCACCGTGGAAGACATTAAACCATTTTTAAGCAGCCACCCTTCGGGCATTAAGAGCCAAACCTTGGTGATTTCAAATAACGGAGATAAACGCTGGGGTGAAGATTATCCCTCCAGTGATTACCAAAAGCTTAGCCACGAACAAATAGTAGAACGGGTACTTAAAGCCGGCGTTGTGGGTTTAGGCGGAGCTGGATTTCCAACCGGAATAAAGCTTCGTTTAGCGCGTAAGTCAAAAGTACATACCTTGCTCATTAATGGTGGTGAATGTGAACCCTATTTAACCTGTGATGATCGGCTAATGCGCGAGCAAGCATCCGAGATCATCGCTGGCATTAAACTTATGGCTAAGGCTATTGGGGCAACCTCTACCATTATTGCCATCGAAGACAACAAACCTGAAGCGATTAATGCAATAAAACAGGCCTGTGATGGCTTTAACGGGATTAGTTTAAAAGTTGTCCCTAGCCTTTACCCAATGGGCTCAGAGCGACATTTAATTAAAGCCGTAACGGGTATCGCTATAGAGCCTGGCCAACTTAGTACCGCTCAGGGAATATTGGTACACAACGTAGCTACCGCAAAAGCGGTCTATCAGGCGGTACGTTACCAACGCCCACTGATCGAGCGCGTGATCACCGTATCTGGTGATGCAGTAGAGTCGCCAGCCAATATTACCGTACCTATCGGAAGCTTAGTTTCTCAGGTCATCGCCGAATGTGGTGGCTTAAAAGCAGAAGCTAAAAGAATGATTGCTGGCGGACCAATGATGGGGCAAGTATTACCTTCACCTTTTGTTCCCATCGATAAAAGTGTTGGCGGTTTATTAGCTTTAAGCGAAGAAAAAATAAACCAAAGGGAAAGCCAAGACTGTGTGCGATGTGGTAACTGCGTAAAAGTATGCCCAATGGGTTTAATGCCTTTTCAAATGGCCGCACATAGCAACAACGATGACTGGCAAGGCGCGCAGGAGTTTGGCCTAGATTCTTGTTTATTATGTGGTGCTTGTAGCTACATTTGCCCCTCTAGTATTCCTTTGGTGCAATATTTTCAACATGCAAAATCCAATATCAATGCGCAACGCAGCATGACCCAAAAATCTAACTTAGCTCGCCAACTAACCGAAGCACGCCAACAGCGTTTAGCGCGTGAAGCCGCTGCTAAAAAAGCGGCGAAAGCTGCTAAGCGAAAACGCCCTACACGCTCTCGTAATACTCAAGGAGAAAGCTAATGGCCGCATTTAATCCAGTAGCAGCGCCTCATACCCATTCGGGCTTATCTACTACCAACATCATGTATTTGGTAATACTGGCACTAAGTCCAGCAGCCTTACACGGGGTTTGGCTATTTGGCTTACCAGCCGTCACAGTGCTGGTGAGTTGCTGCATCAGCGCTTGGCTAAGCGAAGTAGTCTGCTTACAGCTACAAGGTAAAAACTGGTTAAGCAGTGTTGATGGTTCTTCGCTACTTACAGCTCTATTGCTGGCAATGAGCTTACCCGCTAGCACTCCTTGGTGGATAGCAAGCATTGGCTGTGCGTTTGCTATTATGATTGGCAAGCACGTATATGGCGGATTAGGTCACAACCCCTTTAATCCCGCCATGCTTGGCCGAGTTATGTTACTTATTTGCTTTCCTTTCGAGTTAACCAACTGGCAAGCAACCAGTAGCCCAAGCTTAGGTGCAGAGGGATTAGCGTTTAGCCAACAATGGATGGGAATTGACGGAGTAAGTGCTGCTACGCCTTTGGCAGATTTGAACCAAGTTCAAGCTTGGAATGAATTGCTTATAGGTACACATGCTGGCAGCTTAGGCGAAACTAGCGCTTTGCTCATTGCCTTAGGCGGTCTATTTTTAATTTGGCGCGGCATTATTCGACCTTACATCCCCTGCTCCTTGCTACTTGGGATTGCGATCCCTGCCAGTATCGCTCATTGGATTAATCCACAAGACTTTGCTTCAGCTTTCTCCCATCTATTATCTGGTGGTGCGATGCTAGCAGCATTTTTCATCGCAACTGATTTAGTGACTTCACCTACTAGTCCGCGTGGACAATTGTTGTTTGGCGCCGGTTGTGGCTTGCTCATTTGGCTAATTCGCAGTTTTGGTAGTTATCCAGAAGGCGTAGCCTTTGCAGTGCTGATTATGAATGCAGGTACGCCAGTAATTGATCACTATTTACGCCCCAAAATCTTTGGCAGCCAATCTCTATTTAAACGCAGCAAAGGAGCCTAGTTATGACCTTACCTTGCGTTGAAAAACACATTAATAGCAGTATTTATCAATCATTATCCTTAGCGGTGGCAGTTGGATTATCCAGCGCCTTATTGTTGGGCTTAAACACCATTACCTCGCCAGTTATCGCTCAACGCGTTAATGAAGACAAACTTGCAGCCATTGAACTAGTAATGCCTAGTTCTCTATACCAAAACGCCTTACTCGCTACAGAACATCCTTTTGTAGTGAATGACCGGCAATACACGGTATATAACGCCTTAGATCAACAAGGCCAAGCCAGCGGCTACGTGGTGCAAGTAAGCGCCAAAGGATATGCCGGACCAATTAACTTGCTAGTGGGTGTAGATGCTTCATTAGAAATTTTAGGCGTACGTGTACTAAACCATAGCGAAACACCTGGCCTAGGCGACAAAATCGAAATTGCTAAAAACCCTTGGGTCCTTAGTTTTAATCAAAAAAGCTTAAGTAATACCTCAAGCAAAGCCTGGGCAGTGAAAAAAGATGGCGGCGAGTTTGACCAATTTACCGGCGCAACCATTACCCCGCGTGCAGTGGTTAATGCAGTGCACCAAGCCTTAAGTGATCTAGCGGCTAAACAAGGAGTAAAAGCATGAGTAAATACAAAAACATCATTGCTGACGGCCTATGGAATAACAACGTAGTACTCGGCCAATGTTTGGCACTGTGTCCATTACTGGCGGTAACCTCAAGCGCTACCAACGGTTTAGGCCTTGGCTTAGCAAGTTTGG
The Agarivorans aestuarii DNA segment above includes these coding regions:
- the rsxC gene encoding electron transport complex subunit RsxC codes for the protein MFSLKPKPFNGGVHPKGYKELTQQQDISKSFVPDRVYLGMQQRNGSMLNSLVAIGDQVTKGQLIARGSNDMTVPLHSPVNGTVEDIKPFLSSHPSGIKSQTLVISNNGDKRWGEDYPSSDYQKLSHEQIVERVLKAGVVGLGGAGFPTGIKLRLARKSKVHTLLINGGECEPYLTCDDRLMREQASEIIAGIKLMAKAIGATSTIIAIEDNKPEAINAIKQACDGFNGISLKVVPSLYPMGSERHLIKAVTGIAIEPGQLSTAQGILVHNVATAKAVYQAVRYQRPLIERVITVSGDAVESPANITVPIGSLVSQVIAECGGLKAEAKRMIAGGPMMGQVLPSPFVPIDKSVGGLLALSEEKINQRESQDCVRCGNCVKVCPMGLMPFQMAAHSNNDDWQGAQEFGLDSCLLCGACSYICPSSIPLVQYFQHAKSNINAQRSMTQKSNLARQLTEARQQRLAREAAAKKAAKAAKRKRPTRSRNTQGES
- a CDS encoding RnfABCDGE type electron transport complex subunit D, translating into MAAFNPVAAPHTHSGLSTTNIMYLVILALSPAALHGVWLFGLPAVTVLVSCCISAWLSEVVCLQLQGKNWLSSVDGSSLLTALLLAMSLPASTPWWIASIGCAFAIMIGKHVYGGLGHNPFNPAMLGRVMLLICFPFELTNWQATSSPSLGAEGLAFSQQWMGIDGVSAATPLADLNQVQAWNELLIGTHAGSLGETSALLIALGGLFLIWRGIIRPYIPCSLLLGIAIPASIAHWINPQDFASAFSHLLSGGAMLAAFFIATDLVTSPTSPRGQLLFGAGCGLLIWLIRSFGSYPEGVAFAVLIMNAGTPVIDHYLRPKIFGSQSLFKRSKGA
- the rsxG gene encoding electron transport complex subunit RsxG → MTLPCVEKHINSSIYQSLSLAVAVGLSSALLLGLNTITSPVIAQRVNEDKLAAIELVMPSSLYQNALLATEHPFVVNDRQYTVYNALDQQGQASGYVVQVSAKGYAGPINLLVGVDASLEILGVRVLNHSETPGLGDKIEIAKNPWVLSFNQKSLSNTSSKAWAVKKDGGEFDQFTGATITPRAVVNAVHQALSDLAAKQGVKA